In Selenomonas dianae, a genomic segment contains:
- a CDS encoding lysophospholipid acyltransferase family protein: protein MLYHTLMFLSRLACRTPRPLLLFAGWVLGNLYYLLIPKMRRRAVEHMMPALGISEAEAKSLVRASFVNMARNVLDILAMPMLNESNLNEYIEIDHLERMQEALAEGRGVVVLTGHIGCWEWLSAAFTLNGIPVSAIAKPQPNIEYTRVLDDLRATIHVEIFSRGTSELIAAARALKRGRLLGFLADQDGGPGGAFIEFLGRTASTPLGPAVFSRKFKSPVVPAFILRQPNGKHKVVIGEIMRCPDTGDSDHDLHEFTVQMTAIVEQIIREHPTQWIWFQKRWNTPPEAQKTGKHHMSAAAKEGA from the coding sequence GTGCTCTATCATACGCTCATGTTTCTTAGCCGGCTCGCGTGCCGCACGCCGCGTCCCCTCCTGCTCTTTGCGGGTTGGGTGCTCGGCAATCTCTACTATCTGCTGATTCCGAAGATGCGCCGCCGCGCGGTGGAGCATATGATGCCCGCGCTCGGCATCTCTGAAGCGGAGGCAAAAAGTCTCGTCCGTGCCTCCTTTGTCAACATGGCGCGCAACGTGCTCGACATCCTTGCGATGCCCATGCTGAACGAGAGCAATCTCAATGAGTACATCGAGATCGATCATCTTGAGCGGATGCAGGAGGCGCTTGCCGAGGGGCGCGGTGTCGTCGTGCTCACGGGGCATATCGGCTGTTGGGAATGGCTGTCGGCGGCGTTCACGCTGAACGGCATTCCCGTCAGTGCGATTGCAAAGCCGCAGCCGAACATCGAGTACACACGTGTGCTTGACGACCTGCGTGCGACCATTCACGTCGAGATCTTCTCGCGCGGGACGAGCGAACTCATCGCGGCGGCGCGTGCGCTGAAACGCGGACGGCTGCTCGGCTTTCTTGCCGATCAGGACGGCGGCCCTGGCGGTGCGTTCATCGAGTTCCTTGGGCGTACGGCATCGACTCCGCTCGGCCCTGCCGTCTTTTCGCGCAAGTTCAAATCACCCGTTGTGCCCGCATTTATCCTTCGTCAGCCGAACGGGAAACACAAAGTAGTAATTGGCGAGATTATGCGCTGCCCGGACACGGGAGACAGCGACCATGATCTCCATGAGTTCACCGTGCAGATGACGGCGATTGTCGAGCAGATCATTCGTGAACATCCGACACAGTGGATCTGGTTTCAAAAACGATGGAACACCCCGCCCGAGGCGCAGAAGACAGGAAAGCACCATATGTCTGCGGCGGCAAAGGAGGGGGCTTGA
- a CDS encoding KdsC family phosphatase, with amino-acid sequence MPIRADAMARAKKIKCVILDVDGVLTDGGIYVAPDGRELYKPFFARDGLAITLAHKVGIVPAIITGRASSIVENRARELHIDFVYQGKLDKRAAYADIKAKTGLTDEEIAYIGDDIVDLPILRMVGLPCAVGDAVPEVKEVAQIIADAHGGRGAVREIYEIILKTQGLWEEVLTVFQTDTEGAAQ; translated from the coding sequence ATGCCGATTCGTGCGGATGCCATGGCACGCGCAAAGAAGATCAAATGCGTGATCCTCGATGTGGACGGCGTGCTCACCGACGGGGGCATCTACGTCGCGCCCGATGGGCGCGAGCTGTATAAGCCGTTCTTTGCGCGGGACGGGCTTGCGATCACGCTTGCACACAAGGTGGGGATCGTGCCCGCTATCATCACGGGACGTGCCTCGTCCATCGTCGAGAATCGTGCACGCGAGCTGCACATTGACTTTGTCTACCAAGGGAAACTCGACAAGCGTGCCGCCTATGCGGACATCAAGGCGAAAACAGGGCTGACGGATGAGGAAATTGCCTACATCGGCGACGACATTGTCGATTTGCCGATCCTGCGCATGGTCGGGCTTCCGTGCGCTGTGGGCGATGCCGTGCCCGAGGTGAAGGAAGTCGCGCAGATCATTGCGGACGCGCATGGCGGACGTGGGGCAGTGCGCGAGATCTACGAGATCATTTTGAAAACACAGGGGCTGTGGGAGGAAGTTCTCACGGTCTTTCAGACGGACACCGAAGGTGCGGCGCAATAA
- a CDS encoding KpsF/GutQ family sugar-phosphate isomerase, protein MAQSIREKAIETLKLEAQAVANLAERIDDEFEAAVHAILDCKARVVVTGMGKSGHVGRKIAATLASTGTPAFFMHPAEAFHGDLGMVTADDIVIAISNSGESNEVVNILSIIHRIGARIIAMCGRRKSQLGRSADFYIDIGVEREACPLGLAPTSSTTATLAMGDAIAMALMEARDFKKEDYALFHPGGALGRKLLLTVANVMHTGDENPVVSYHTTAKDALFVMTDKGLGAVSVVNAEGKFIGLVTDGIIRRALAKDYTFLDKDVESIMFATPLTIAPDKMAAAALSVMEKHQPRPVTVLPVVDAAGVPVGIVHLTDLLRQGVV, encoded by the coding sequence ATGGCACAGAGTATTCGGGAAAAAGCCATCGAAACACTGAAACTCGAAGCGCAGGCGGTTGCGAATCTCGCAGAGCGCATCGACGATGAATTTGAGGCGGCGGTGCACGCCATTCTGGACTGCAAGGCGCGTGTCGTCGTCACGGGGATGGGCAAGTCCGGGCACGTCGGGCGCAAGATCGCCGCGACACTTGCGAGCACGGGCACGCCCGCGTTCTTTATGCACCCGGCGGAGGCGTTTCACGGCGACCTTGGCATGGTGACGGCGGACGACATTGTCATTGCCATCTCGAACAGCGGCGAGTCCAACGAGGTCGTGAACATCCTCTCGATCATCCATCGCATCGGCGCACGGATCATCGCCATGTGCGGGCGGCGCAAATCGCAGCTTGGGCGCAGCGCGGACTTCTACATCGACATCGGTGTCGAGCGCGAGGCGTGTCCGTTGGGACTTGCGCCGACCAGTTCGACCACGGCGACGCTGGCGATGGGCGATGCCATTGCAATGGCGCTCATGGAGGCGCGTGACTTCAAGAAGGAGGACTATGCTCTCTTTCATCCGGGCGGCGCACTCGGGCGCAAGCTGCTCCTCACGGTGGCGAACGTCATGCACACGGGCGACGAGAACCCCGTCGTTTCGTACCATACGACGGCAAAGGACGCGCTCTTTGTCATGACGGACAAGGGGCTCGGTGCGGTCTCCGTTGTCAACGCAGAGGGCAAGTTTATCGGGCTTGTCACGGACGGCATCATCCGCCGTGCACTTGCAAAGGACTATACCTTTTTGGACAAGGACGTGGAGAGCATCATGTTTGCAACGCCGCTCACGATCGCACCGGACAAGATGGCGGCGGCGGCGCTCTCCGTCATGGAGAAGCACCAGCCGCGCCCCGTTACCGTTCTGCCTGTCGTTGACGCGGCGGGCGTGCCCGTCGGCATCGTGCATCTGACCGACCTCCTGCGTCAGGGGGTTGTGTGA
- the kdsA gene encoding 3-deoxy-8-phosphooctulonate synthase has product MNKVKLANFEIGGGEPLVLLAGPCVLEGLERSLLIGRGIKEIADRLGIPYVFKASFDKANRSAYHSFRGPGLEEGLKILKAIRDELHVPVVTDIHETSQAEPVAKVADILQIPAFLSRQTDLLHAAAQTGAVVNVKKGQFLSPNDMRNVVDKIHESGSDRILLTERGESFGYNNLVVDMRSFPIMRSFGYPVIFDGTHSVQLPGGAGTSSGGQREYVEYLVRAAVGAGVDGLFLEVHDNPPEALSDGANMVYLDKLEELLRDALAIYEIVRKKLN; this is encoded by the coding sequence ATGAACAAAGTGAAGCTGGCGAATTTTGAGATCGGCGGCGGCGAGCCGTTGGTGCTTCTCGCGGGACCCTGTGTCCTTGAGGGGCTTGAGCGCTCCCTCCTGATCGGGCGCGGCATCAAGGAGATTGCGGATCGTCTCGGCATTCCCTACGTATTCAAGGCATCCTTTGACAAGGCGAACCGCTCCGCCTACCACAGCTTCCGCGGGCCGGGGCTTGAGGAGGGGCTGAAGATCCTGAAGGCGATCCGCGATGAACTCCATGTACCCGTCGTGACGGACATCCATGAAACCTCGCAGGCGGAGCCCGTGGCAAAGGTCGCGGACATCCTTCAGATTCCCGCATTTCTCTCGCGTCAGACCGATCTCCTGCACGCAGCGGCGCAGACGGGTGCGGTCGTCAACGTGAAGAAGGGGCAGTTCCTCTCGCCGAACGATATGCGCAACGTCGTTGACAAGATTCACGAGAGCGGCAGCGACCGCATCCTCCTCACGGAGCGCGGCGAGAGCTTCGGCTACAACAACCTCGTCGTGGATATGCGCTCCTTCCCCATCATGCGCAGCTTCGGCTATCCCGTCATTTTCGACGGCACGCACAGCGTTCAGCTGCCGGGCGGCGCGGGGACGAGTTCGGGCGGTCAGCGTGAATACGTCGAGTACCTTGTACGTGCGGCAGTCGGCGCGGGGGTCGACGGGCTCTTCCTTGAAGTGCATGACAACCCGCCCGAGGCACTGTCGGACGGGGCGAACATGGTCTATCTGGACAAGCTGGAGGAGCTCTTGCGGGATGCCCTCGCTATCTATGAAATTGTGCGGAAAAAGCTGAACTAG
- the kdsB gene encoding 3-deoxy-manno-octulosonate cytidylyltransferase, translating into MKVLCIIPARYASTRLPGKPLRDIAGKPMIVRVYERAVRAKLVQDVVVATDDERICAAVEEHGGRAVMTRVDHATGTDRLAEVAEKMTDYDLIINVQGDEPLIDPAVIDALVEPFLADETLPMATAKTLLTDEEEMANPNNVKVITDCSGNALYFSRVRIPYARNEGAKVYKHIGIYAYRRDFLLSYARMAQTPLELSESLEQLRALENGHTIRVIETDAVFIGVDTEEDLAAVNEEYIRRGIH; encoded by the coding sequence ATGAAAGTTCTCTGCATTATCCCCGCGCGCTACGCATCCACGCGTCTGCCGGGAAAACCCCTGCGCGACATCGCGGGGAAGCCCATGATCGTGCGCGTCTACGAGCGTGCCGTGCGGGCAAAGCTCGTACAGGATGTCGTCGTTGCAACGGACGATGAGCGCATCTGCGCCGCTGTCGAGGAGCACGGCGGACGTGCCGTCATGACACGCGTCGACCATGCGACAGGGACGGATCGCCTCGCCGAGGTCGCGGAGAAAATGACGGACTACGATCTCATCATCAATGTGCAGGGCGACGAACCGCTCATTGATCCTGCGGTGATCGATGCACTCGTCGAGCCTTTCCTCGCAGATGAAACATTGCCGATGGCGACGGCAAAGACCCTGCTCACGGATGAGGAGGAGATGGCGAATCCGAACAATGTCAAGGTCATTACCGACTGTTCGGGCAACGCCCTCTACTTCTCCCGCGTTCGCATCCCGTACGCGCGGAATGAAGGCGCGAAGGTATACAAGCATATCGGTATCTATGCGTATCGTCGAGATTTCTTGCTCAGTTATGCACGCATGGCGCAGACCCCGCTCGAACTCTCCGAGTCCCTTGAGCAGCTGCGTGCGCTTGAGAATGGGCATACGATCCGCGTCATCGAGACGGACGCGGTCTTTATCGGTGTTGACACCGAGGAGGATCTTGCAGCCGTCAATGAGGAATACATAAGACGTGGGATTCATTGA
- the lpxK gene encoding tetraacyldisaccharide 4'-kinase — translation MRFLYNLAAILIVTIIIPIFMLRATRERGFVERIKQSFGFYPQDTIDKVAGKNAIWVHAASVGEIVATSPLVREFRKKFPNSPILVSVVTTGGYEMAHRIIKDADAIIYFPLDLPFLASRVVGRIRPRVFLPVETELWPNFLKKAKQLDVPVMMVNGRISDRSVKQYKYLLGMLREMIGTVKCFAMQSSIDADYIMRLGAPRELVTVTGNTKFDQAYTSVSMEERAALIEELGLAGASHIMIAGSTHRGEEELVLAAFAAVREREPGVRLIIAPREVLRTMEVEHLCRKAGFTVNTRKNLQKGVAGGEDIVILDTVGELGRVYGLGDVIYIGGSLIPHGGHNILEPAAHGKAIIVGNQMFNFKDIHALFRNRNAVVTVANGAELTRETLRLFGDAYERERLERETLAIINENKGASAKSAQILVDLLAAYEARRALRAQERISAHRVRATQKVANFQTFFIDLVHDKDVRGVSRRLIMGVFYAFSLIYEQLVNLKLTMYRLGWAKKEQLPCFVISLGNVTVGGTGKTPTAQHLARAIHAMGYRVAILNRGYRAKWRGEVGIVSDGHTLKMDAVTAGDEAFMLAKHLPNVPVLIGPQRAVTGRYAIEHFGAEVAILDDGYQHWQLARDMDILLVDAVNVFGNGYLLPRGTLREPLSHIDRADVCLMTKVDQAAPGAIQHIWETFRSYNQDGLILESIHQPRQFVRLSDWYEDIAAGGVPVTEMEGKKVLAVSAIGNPASFEQTLADLGVEMVESMRYPDHHDYGERDMAEVLYRAETLGVEAIVITEKDAVKVPADVVRAKWRIPMYVISVEVTFQKGQEAFFRTLEEQLAAKLRPAV, via the coding sequence ATGAGATTTCTCTACAATCTAGCGGCAATCCTCATCGTCACCATCATCATACCGATCTTCATGTTGCGTGCGACACGCGAGCGCGGCTTTGTCGAGCGCATCAAGCAGAGCTTCGGCTTCTATCCGCAGGACACCATCGACAAGGTGGCGGGGAAAAACGCGATCTGGGTACACGCGGCATCCGTGGGCGAGATTGTGGCGACGAGCCCGCTCGTCCGCGAGTTCCGAAAAAAATTCCCCAACAGCCCCATCCTCGTTTCGGTCGTTACGACGGGCGGCTATGAGATGGCGCACCGCATCATCAAGGATGCGGACGCGATCATCTACTTCCCGCTTGACCTGCCCTTCCTCGCCTCGCGCGTCGTCGGGCGCATCCGTCCGCGCGTATTCCTGCCTGTGGAAACGGAGTTGTGGCCGAACTTCCTCAAGAAGGCGAAGCAGCTTGATGTTCCCGTCATGATGGTCAACGGGCGCATCAGCGACCGCAGCGTGAAACAGTACAAGTACCTGCTCGGGATGCTGCGTGAGATGATCGGGACGGTGAAATGCTTCGCCATGCAGTCGAGCATCGACGCGGACTACATCATGCGTCTCGGAGCGCCGCGCGAGCTCGTCACGGTTACGGGCAACACGAAGTTCGATCAGGCGTATACGAGCGTCAGCATGGAAGAGCGGGCGGCACTCATCGAGGAACTGGGTCTTGCGGGCGCAAGCCACATCATGATCGCCGGTTCGACGCATCGCGGCGAGGAGGAACTGGTGCTCGCGGCGTTTGCCGCCGTACGCGAGCGCGAGCCGGGGGTGCGGCTCATCATTGCACCGCGCGAGGTGCTGCGGACGATGGAGGTCGAACACCTTTGCCGCAAGGCGGGCTTTACGGTCAACACGCGCAAGAACCTCCAAAAAGGGGTGGCGGGCGGCGAGGACATCGTCATTCTCGACACGGTCGGCGAGCTCGGGCGCGTCTACGGGCTCGGCGATGTGATCTACATCGGCGGCAGCCTCATCCCGCACGGCGGGCACAACATCCTCGAACCCGCGGCACACGGCAAGGCAATCATCGTCGGCAACCAGATGTTCAACTTCAAGGACATCCACGCGCTTTTTCGCAACCGCAACGCCGTCGTGACGGTCGCGAACGGCGCGGAGCTGACGCGCGAGACGCTGCGCCTCTTTGGGGATGCGTATGAGCGGGAACGTCTGGAGCGCGAGACGCTTGCCATCATCAACGAGAACAAGGGCGCGTCGGCAAAGTCGGCGCAGATCCTTGTGGATCTGCTTGCGGCGTACGAGGCGCGGCGTGCTCTGCGTGCGCAGGAGCGCATCAGTGCGCATCGCGTACGCGCGACGCAGAAGGTCGCGAATTTCCAGACGTTTTTCATTGATCTTGTTCATGACAAGGACGTGCGCGGCGTTTCGCGCCGTCTTATCATGGGGGTTTTCTATGCGTTTTCTCTGATCTATGAGCAGCTCGTCAATCTGAAGCTCACGATGTATCGTCTCGGTTGGGCGAAGAAGGAGCAGCTGCCCTGCTTCGTCATCAGTCTCGGCAACGTCACCGTCGGCGGGACGGGCAAGACACCGACGGCACAGCATCTCGCGCGTGCGATTCACGCGATGGGCTACCGCGTCGCGATTCTCAACCGTGGCTACCGTGCAAAGTGGCGCGGCGAGGTTGGCATTGTATCCGACGGGCACACGCTCAAGATGGATGCGGTGACAGCGGGCGATGAGGCGTTTATGCTGGCGAAGCATCTGCCGAATGTTCCCGTGCTCATCGGACCGCAGCGCGCAGTGACGGGACGCTATGCGATTGAGCATTTCGGTGCAGAGGTGGCGATTCTCGACGACGGCTATCAGCACTGGCAGCTCGCGCGGGATATGGACATTTTGCTCGTGGATGCGGTGAACGTGTTCGGCAACGGCTATCTCCTGCCGCGCGGGACGCTGCGCGAGCCGCTTTCGCATATCGACCGTGCGGATGTCTGCCTCATGACGAAGGTCGATCAGGCGGCGCCGGGCGCGATTCAGCACATCTGGGAGACGTTTCGCAGCTACAATCAGGACGGGCTCATCCTTGAGAGCATCCATCAGCCGCGCCAGTTCGTGCGCCTCTCGGACTGGTACGAGGACATCGCGGCGGGCGGCGTGCCCGTCACGGAGATGGAGGGCAAGAAGGTGCTCGCCGTCTCGGCGATCGGCAACCCCGCCTCGTTTGAGCAGACGCTTGCCGATCTCGGGGTCGAGATGGTGGAGAGTATGCGCTATCCCGATCACCATGACTACGGCGAGCGCGATATGGCGGAGGTGCTGTACCGTGCAGAGACACTCGGGGTCGAGGCAATTGTCATCACGGAGAAGGACGCGGTGAAGGTGCCGGCGGATGTCGTTCGCGCGAAGTGGCGCATCCCGATGTATGTCATCTCCGTTGAGGTGACGTTCCAGAAGGGGCAGGAGGCGTTCTTCCGCACCCTTGAGGAGCAGCTTGCGGCGAAGCTGAGACCTGCGGTTTAG
- the msbA gene encoding lipid A export permease/ATP-binding protein MsbA, with protein MKNYTRLLAYMRPYVNKFGLAIVCIILASAANLYVPWIIKDMIDDVLADKNMALLNAICIGIVVIFFLRGIFYFGQSYLVSYIGQKVIIDVREVMFRKFQRMPLAYYDRHQTGEIMSFVTNDVAAIQSALVDNLIDLVTEGCILIGSLALMFYLDWKLSLLTLVVIPMVGQAMKIFGRKIKKSSNVIQVRLAEITALLQESFSATRVVKSFVREDYEIERFVHSNQRNFEAVMKNVQQTSMLTPTVEFLAAIAVTFIVWFGGYEVLSGDITAGAFVAFLTYAVNLANPVKRLSRIYGNLQKAMAAVDRVFAVVDLEESITDSPTAKPLPPVEGRVRFENVTFSYKEGRRALDGISLEAAPGEMIAFVGPSGAGKSTIANLIPRFYEVDSGTITVDGHDIRDVTLASLRGQIGLVPQETMLFSTTIRENIRYGRLDATDAEIEEAARAANAHNFIMELEHGYDTEIGERGVSISGGQRQRIAIARAILKDPRILILDEATSALDTESEKIVQAALDNLMVGRTSFVIAHRLSTVFHADRIYVIDGGHIVEQGTHEELLARGGLYQHLYDIQFRGE; from the coding sequence ATGAAGAATTATACGAGACTGCTCGCCTATATGCGCCCGTACGTGAACAAGTTCGGGCTTGCCATCGTGTGCATCATCCTCGCCTCGGCGGCGAACCTCTACGTCCCGTGGATCATCAAGGACATGATCGACGACGTACTCGCAGACAAGAACATGGCGCTCCTCAACGCCATTTGCATCGGCATCGTCGTGATCTTTTTCCTGCGCGGGATTTTTTACTTTGGGCAGTCCTACCTCGTCTCCTACATCGGACAGAAGGTTATCATCGACGTGCGTGAGGTCATGTTCCGCAAATTTCAGCGGATGCCGCTCGCGTACTACGACCGCCACCAGACGGGCGAGATCATGAGCTTTGTCACGAACGATGTCGCGGCGATCCAGTCCGCGCTCGTGGACAACCTCATCGACCTCGTGACCGAGGGATGTATCCTCATCGGCTCGCTCGCCCTCATGTTCTACCTCGATTGGAAACTCTCGCTCCTGACCCTCGTCGTCATTCCGATGGTCGGGCAGGCGATGAAGATCTTCGGACGCAAGATCAAGAAGTCGAGCAATGTCATTCAGGTGCGCCTTGCCGAGATCACGGCGCTCCTGCAGGAGAGCTTTTCCGCGACGCGCGTCGTGAAATCGTTCGTGCGCGAGGACTACGAAATCGAGCGTTTTGTGCACAGCAATCAGCGCAATTTCGAGGCGGTGATGAAGAACGTCCAGCAGACGAGTATGCTCACACCCACGGTCGAGTTCCTTGCGGCGATTGCCGTGACGTTCATCGTCTGGTTCGGCGGCTACGAGGTCTTGAGCGGCGACATCACGGCGGGCGCATTCGTCGCGTTCCTCACGTACGCCGTCAACCTCGCGAACCCTGTCAAGCGTCTCTCGCGCATCTACGGCAACCTCCAAAAGGCAATGGCGGCGGTTGACCGCGTCTTTGCCGTGGTCGATCTTGAGGAAAGCATTACGGACAGCCCCACCGCAAAGCCGCTCCCGCCCGTGGAGGGGCGCGTGCGCTTTGAAAACGTCACCTTCTCCTACAAGGAGGGGCGGCGTGCGCTCGATGGTATTTCACTCGAAGCGGCGCCGGGCGAGATGATCGCCTTTGTCGGTCCATCGGGTGCGGGCAAATCCACGATTGCGAACCTTATCCCGCGTTTCTACGAGGTGGACAGCGGCACGATCACTGTCGACGGACACGACATCCGCGACGTGACGCTCGCCTCCCTTCGCGGACAGATCGGACTTGTGCCGCAGGAGACGATGCTGTTCTCCACCACCATCCGCGAGAACATCCGCTATGGGCGGCTCGATGCGACGGATGCGGAGATCGAGGAGGCGGCGCGTGCGGCAAACGCGCACAACTTCATCATGGAGCTGGAGCACGGTTATGATACCGAGATCGGCGAGCGCGGGGTCAGCATCTCGGGCGGACAGCGGCAGCGCATTGCGATTGCGCGTGCAATCCTCAAAGATCCGCGCATCCTCATCCTCGACGAGGCGACCTCTGCGCTCGATACAGAGAGTGAGAAGATCGTACAAGCGGCGCTCGACAACTTGATGGTCGGGCGTACGAGCTTTGTTATCGCACACCGCCTTTCGACGGTCTTTCACGCCGACCGCATCTATGTGATCGACGGCGGTCACATTGTGGAGCAGGGGACGCACGAGGAACTGCTTGCGCGGGGCGGGCTCTATCAGCATCTCTATGACATTCAGTTTCGGGGAGAGTGA
- the lpxB gene encoding lipid-A-disaccharide synthase — translation MKIMLSAGETSGDLHGAVLARELRALDPAASLIGFGGAEMEAAGVVLRQNYADYNVMGISAVLLNLRRIFALLDDLTRLMEEERPDVLVIIDYPDFNWRLAARAKERGIPVFSYIPPSAWAWRKGRAKSCAALADEIVAIFPHELPPYEAAGANISFVGNPLIDTVHAEMGTEEARNHFGIGADDIPILLMPGSRREEIERLLPPMLGAAEMLAAQDAARRFFLPVAGGVDVAQIEKHLANSSVEVTLTHDARYALMGIARAAIAASGTVVMEAAIMGLPAVVLYRMSALSYLVGRLLVDVPRFSLPNILVGETFETELLQDAVQPERIAEAMERIIMDGAPRDYVTERLARAVALLGEPHAARRVAEKILALGKHA, via the coding sequence TTGAAAATCATGCTTTCGGCGGGGGAGACCTCCGGCGATCTTCACGGGGCGGTGCTTGCGCGTGAGCTGCGTGCGCTCGACCCCGCTGCTTCGCTGATCGGCTTCGGCGGTGCAGAGATGGAGGCGGCAGGTGTCGTCCTCCGTCAGAACTATGCAGACTATAACGTCATGGGCATTTCGGCGGTTCTGTTGAACCTCCGACGCATTTTTGCCCTTCTTGACGACCTCACGCGCCTCATGGAGGAGGAGCGTCCGGATGTGCTCGTTATCATTGACTATCCGGATTTTAATTGGCGGCTCGCGGCGCGGGCGAAAGAGCGGGGAATCCCCGTTTTTTCTTATATTCCGCCCTCTGCATGGGCGTGGCGCAAGGGACGCGCGAAGTCCTGTGCCGCGCTCGCCGATGAGATCGTTGCGATCTTCCCGCACGAGCTGCCGCCGTATGAGGCTGCGGGGGCGAACATCTCCTTTGTCGGCAATCCGCTGATCGACACGGTACACGCAGAGATGGGGACGGAGGAGGCACGCAACCACTTTGGCATCGGTGCGGACGACATTCCGATCCTCCTCATGCCCGGCAGCCGCCGTGAGGAGATCGAGCGGCTGCTCCCGCCCATGCTCGGCGCGGCGGAGATGCTTGCGGCACAGGATGCGGCACGACGGTTCTTCCTGCCCGTCGCGGGCGGCGTGGATGTCGCGCAGATCGAGAAACATCTTGCGAACTCCTCCGTGGAGGTCACGCTCACCCATGACGCACGCTATGCGCTTATGGGGATCGCGCGTGCGGCAATCGCAGCATCGGGGACGGTCGTCATGGAGGCGGCAATCATGGGGCTTCCTGCTGTCGTCCTCTACCGGATGTCTGCGCTCTCCTACCTCGTTGGGCGGCTGCTCGTCGACGTGCCGCGCTTCTCGCTGCCGAACATTCTCGTCGGAGAGACGTTCGAGACAGAGCTTTTACAGGATGCCGTACAGCCGGAACGCATCGCGGAGGCGATGGAGCGGATCATCATGGACGGCGCACCGCGCGACTATGTGACGGAGCGGCTTGCGCGTGCCGTCGCCCTCCTCGGAGAGCCGCACGCCGCGCGACGCGTCGCGGAGAAGATTCTCGCGCTGGGAAAGCACGCATAA
- a CDS encoding LpxI family protein codes for MEKLGLLAGVGHLPAACARAARAQGFEVHAIALLPDCDPALKEAASVYREISIGSIASILAYLQQESIGKVTMIGKVTKELLFTGQIQPDEMLRGMLMQLPNQNDDTIMMMFVGALMKVGVTPLDQTALIRPLMPPVGVLTSRAPSDAERADMEYGLMMAREIGRLDVGQTAVVKDRAVMALEAIEGTDACIRRGGQLAGGGAVVAKAAKPQQDSRFDVPAVGLDTIESIVAAKASALVIEADKTLFIDKERAVALAEANGITIAAM; via the coding sequence ATGGAAAAACTGGGTCTGCTCGCGGGTGTCGGACATCTGCCCGCCGCGTGTGCGCGTGCGGCGCGTGCGCAGGGATTTGAGGTACACGCAATCGCGCTCCTGCCGGACTGTGATCCCGCGCTGAAGGAGGCTGCATCGGTCTATCGTGAGATCAGCATCGGCTCGATTGCCTCCATTCTGGCGTATTTGCAGCAGGAAAGCATCGGCAAGGTCACGATGATCGGCAAGGTGACAAAGGAACTGCTCTTTACGGGGCAGATTCAGCCCGATGAGATGCTGCGCGGAATGCTCATGCAGCTGCCGAACCAGAACGACGATACGATCATGATGATGTTCGTCGGCGCACTCATGAAGGTCGGTGTGACCCCGCTCGATCAGACGGCGCTCATCCGTCCGCTGATGCCGCCCGTGGGCGTGCTGACGAGCCGCGCACCGAGCGATGCCGAGCGTGCGGATATGGAGTATGGACTTATGATGGCACGCGAGATCGGGCGGCTCGATGTGGGGCAGACTGCCGTGGTGAAAGACCGCGCGGTAATGGCACTTGAGGCAATCGAGGGCACAGATGCGTGTATCCGACGCGGCGGGCAGCTTGCGGGCGGCGGCGCGGTCGTTGCGAAGGCGGCAAAGCCGCAGCAGGACAGCCGTTTCGATGTGCCGGCGGTGGGGCTTGATACGATTGAATCGATCGTCGCGGCAAAGGCATCGGCACTTGTCATTGAGGCGGACAAGACGCTCTTTATCGACAAGGAGCGTGCGGTGGCGCTCGCCGAGGCGAACGGCATTACAATTGCGGCGATGTGA